One part of the Phacochoerus africanus isolate WHEZ1 chromosome 7, ROS_Pafr_v1, whole genome shotgun sequence genome encodes these proteins:
- the CNPY2 gene encoding protein canopy homolog 2: MKGWGWLALLLGALLGTAWARRSQDLHCGACRALVDELEWEIAQVDPKKTIQMGSFRINPDGSQSVVEVPYARSEAHLTELLEEVCDRMKEYGEQIDPSTHRKNYVRVVGRNGESNELDLQGIRIDSDISGTLKFACESIVEEYEDELIEFFSREADNVKDKLCSKRTDLCDHALHISHDEL; encoded by the exons ATGAAAGGCTGGGGTTGGCTGGCCCTGCTTCTAGGGGCCCTGCTGGGAACTGCCTGGGCTCGAAGGAGCCAAGATCTACACTGTGGAG CTTGCAGGGCTCTGGTGGATGAACTAGAGTGGGAAATTGCTCAGGTGGATCCCAAGAAGACCATTCAGATGGGCTCTTTCCGAATCAATCCAGATGGCAGCCAGTCAGTGGTGGAG GTGCCTTATGCTCGCTCAGAGGCCCACCTCACAGAGCTGCTAGAGGAGGTATGTGACCGGATGAAGGAGTATGGGGAACAGATTGATCCTTCCACCCACCGCAAGAACTACGTGCGTGTAGTGGGCCGGAATGGAGAGTCCAATGAACTGGACCTACAGGGCATCCGAATTGATTCAGACATCAGCGGCACCCTCAAGTTTGCG TGTGAGAGCATTGTGGAGGAATATGAGGATGAACTCATTGAATTCTTTTCCCGTGAGGCTGACAACGTTAAAGACAAACTTTGTAGTAAGCGAACAG ATCTGTGTGACCATGCCCTGCACATATCGCATGATGAGCTATGA